The Candidatus Saccharimonadales bacterium genome contains the following window.
AAATAATTCATGGGTTTACGGGGCGGTTAACGATCCAGTGGCCAATTCGACAAATACGCCCGGTACAGGTCAGGGGGTAATCCGATCGGTAGGTGATTCTACAAATGTCTGCAAAAGTTGGGTGCAACGTCAGAGCGCCATTACGACAACGAGCGGGACAAACGTGACGATCAACGATACGGCTCCGACAACTGATAGCTGTAATATATTGGCGGTCGAAATTCTTCCCGCCGTTCGTCATAACTTGGCTGCGACAGGAGTCGGCTAGTTGCAAAGCTAGTCACGCAGTGGTACTCTTTGCCACAATACATCAGGAGGATCAACGCCTCGCTTTGTTAAGGAGGGTCTCTGATCGTGGGATATGTCGGTCAGTCGCTACGCGACGTCTACGAGTGTCAGAGATATGGCTGCCAAGCACTAGAGTCAGGACTAGAACCTGAAGAGGCTCGGCTTCTTCGCCGGTCTCAAGGGCTTCGACTTGGCGTTGTCTCCCTGGGGGCGACGACGATTAACAGTCTTGCCCATGGTGCAGTGCGTGTGGCCGAGCTTAGTCCTGAAGCGGCTGCACTCCGGCGCAAAGTTGCCAATGACGCTGTTATACTGACAGCTGTCTTTAACACAGCCGATGAGATCGTCGATGCGCGGTCAGATGCAACGGCCAGGGACCGGGCTGTTTTTATAGATAGAGTCAGGAGCGCGATACTTACAAGCACATTCCCTAAGCCTGTCGACAACCTGCCAGACCACGATCTCCAACGAGCCGTTTTCGCTGCTTCACGTCTGGCTTACCGATGTCTTGGTCTTAGCAACGACGTTCGTCGTGCGAAGGCAGGGATGATCCTTCAGAATCTTCGACACCAGATCCTGGCTCAGCCTGAGTCAACTGACCCGGGTGAGCTTCTCGACATCGGTCAGAGGACATTCGGCCACTGTCTTGAAATCCTATTTCTGCCGACTCAGTTTGCAGACGGGGAATATTATTCCCGTGTCAGTCGTGCTGCGTGGCAGATAGGTAGGTACTGTGGCCCGCTTGATCACGGCAGTGAAGTTGTTGGTGATCTGCGTGACGGAACCCGCACCTTCGCTACCCAGCTGATTAAGACCGATGGCCCAAGCTATAGGACTATTGCTCGGATCCGAGAGATGCGTGAAGACAACGCTTCGGATGCATACAGACAGGGTATTCAAAATCTAGAGACTGCGGAACAGAGGGAGTTGTATCGTACGCTCTGGAGACTGGTTCGCACTCACTATGCCCTCCAGCGACTTGACCTCAACGCTGTAGAACTAGCCGATCGGGCGTACAAAGGAGCTGGCAGGAAGCTCTTAAGGGTTATGGGAGTCTCGACAAAAGACCTAGAAGCCTAAGCCGATCTGCTATTCTGGTCCCATGGCAAGTTTTGAAAGTAAGATCCTCCACATTGTCCAGCGGCTCTCGAGGTTAATGCCAAGCGAATATCCAATAAATGATGCAAACTTGGCGGCCAAGCGAAGGGGGTTCAATCAAAAAGCCAAACTCATTCCGGTATCTGATTGGGTTACCATTACAGACCAGAAGATCAAGGGTGTGAAGGCAGAGTGGATCGAGGCTCCCGAGTCACGGCCGAACAGTATCATGCTCTACATGCACGGAGGCGGTTTTGTTCTTGGCGGCAGCCACCTGCATCGTGATCTTATCTCTAAGATTGCTCGAGCAGGTAGAGTACGAGCTCTATCCATCGACTATAGTCTGGCGCCAGAGCACCCTTTTCCGGCGGCCCTAAATGAGGTGATTACAGCCTACAAGTGGTTGCTTGCTCAGAAGTTTAAGCCTGATCACATTATCATCGCGGGCGACTCGGCCGGAGCAGCCCTGACTCTGTCTGCGCTCCTGACGATTCGCAATAACAAACTACCTCTCCCAGCCGGAGGCGTCGTCATTGCCCCTCCTACGGACGCCACACTCAATAGCCTTACGCCGTATAGCAAACGCAAGATACGGTTCCATATCGGTGGTACGAGTTTGCCTTACTTTATCTCGTCGTACTTTCAAGATACTCCTCGTGACGATCCGATCGCGTCACCGATCCACTCGTCTCTTAAAAGCTTGCCGCCGCTCCTTATCCATGTCTCGGACCAAGAGCTCCTCTATGGAGATTCGACTGCGTTTGCTAAGAAGGCCAAGCGCCAAGGTGTGGACGTTGACATGTACATTGCGCACAACCTGCCGCATGTCTGGCATCTCTTCAGTAAGTTCCTTCCTGAAGCTCGTGAGGCGATTGAGGACATAGGCGATTTTATTCGCGAGCGAATTCCTGATTAAAAGTAGTCGTGACACGAGCTAAGTAATCTGTTCGGGTGGGATATTATTGAGTATAATACGAGACGAGATGGCGCCTTGGCGGAGTGGTTACGCATTGGTCTGCAAAACCAAGAACACGAGTTCGATTCTCGTAGGCGCCTCCATTATGGGGATGTGGTGGAATTGGTAGACACGCATGCCTTAGGAGCATGTGCCGCAAGGCGTGAAGGTTCAAGTCCTTTCATCCCCACCAGTCGCTAGTTCTGTCACCTTGACGAGACTTGCAAATGGTTCATTCCAGAGGTACTCAACTATTTTTTCGTTGTCTACACGTAGGTTCAAAAACAAAATTCGGCATAAAGCGTCTTTTTCGACAGCGGAGCCAGCTTTCATCTTGTCAGACGCTGTTTTTATTAGGTTCAAAAACTCACTTTTTTTAAGCTTGATTCGACTTGGACTTACGATCTTTTCTTCAAGCTTAGTAATATCTGTATCTAACAATTGTAGCTCGTGAGCATTCTTGTTGATCTGTTTTTCGTTGGCAATGTAGATCGGGGATTTCTTATCATATTCCACGATCTCCAGTGAACGCTTCTCAACATCACTGGCAATATGCTTGCGGGCGCCTCGAAGACTTTCAATCTTTTGTTTGATCTCAATGATTTTCTGATCAGTCTTGCCATCTATAAACGCGCTGTAGCGTGCGTAGGCCTCGTTTGTAAGCTCTATATGGTCGAGCAGGTCGTTTATACTGCCGAACACATTACGTGCCCGTAGTGACTTAGGAGAGCGTGTACAGTGAGGGCTATCACACCTATAGTAGAGGTTATGCTGACCCGTGTGCGATTTGCTTTTACCAGTAGCCATATATTTCGGGCTATTGCATATTGCGCAAGAAACCATGCCCCTGAGAGGGTAGAATGTCTTTCGCTTCTGTGGTGAGACATCTCTGGTGTGACCTCGACTGATTGCCTGTACCTGATTATATACTTCCTCGGTAATCATTGGTTTGAAGTTGCATATATCTGGTAGCCAGACCGTTTGCCCTGCTTGTTGGAGTAAGCCGTAGTAAAACGGGTCTTCCAACATTTTGCCAACCGTATGAACACTAGGCTTAATAACTCGTCGTTTCTTGGATTTTGTGACCCTATGATAGCCTTTTTTAACGAGGTAGTTCTTTATGGTTTCGCAGGTTTCGCCTCTATAACGCATCATCCACGCTTCGCGTACAGGATCGAAATATTGATTAGGCTCGTAATAGCCCGTTATCTCATCCCTCTCATAGCCCCATTTTGGGCTACCCGATGATCTACCTTCCGAGAAGTTGCCTCCAACTCCACGACTAACCTTATCTGATAGGTCATCTGAGTACTGCTTAGAGAAGACAAAGAGCATTCCAAGAAGCATTTTGCCGTTTGCATCGTTACTGAACTGATGACTATGAAAGCGTATGTCTTTTAGGACGTCCTCATCTAATAATTGGATAATCTGGCCGCTTTCCAGCATGTTGCGGCTTAACCTGTCAGGGTGCCAGCAAAGCACGGCATCATATTTCTCGGCCACAATATCTTGGATCATCCCAAAAAACAGAGGGCGTTGCCCCGGCTTTTTGGCTGATTTAGTCTCTCTTATGACATCAACAACGTTAAGACCAAGCTCATATGCAAGTTTTCGGCACTCTTTTATTTGGTCATCAATTGAACGAACCTGTCTGTTTTCATCCTCAGTCGATTTTCTTGCATAGAGCACGTATCTGAGGGTCTTTATGTCGACTTGTACGCGACGTGCCATGTTTGGATTCTAGCACCTAGAGCTCTATAAAAAGATACGACCGCCGTTATTATCAGATATAGAGATTTCATTTAGTTTGGCTAATGAGTCGTCAGTATCTATCTTTTGCAAGACGTCAACCAAATTGACCAAATTCTCATCGTTTTGAGGGGTCCTGTCTTGAGAAGCTAGTCGTATCCCCGGCGTCTTAACAGATATAACAGGTCTACTCTCAACAAGTACACTATTAGACCTTTTATTTCTATTACTATTACTACTTCTAGGCATCCTATCTCCGGCTATAGATCGCCATTAAATGGCGTGCGGAAATTGAATGCCTCTCTAATATTCTTCTCTATACACAGCTAGGCTGTCTAGTATCACCCAACAGGGGTAGAGTACTGATACTATTGTTAAGTCACTAAAGATACTCCTTGATATACTCCACCCCTGTTAGCTCTTTCTATTTAGGTCGCTTTTAACGATAAATACGACATTTACGTATGATAAACAAAAACAAAAATAAAAGGCTTAATCGATTAGAGTCTATTTTTAACTGACAATAAACGGTCACATGCCCTATCTGTTGTCCCTGTTGATTATTAGCTAAAAATTTTTGTGCACTACTTGAGAGCGCAATCTATTAATATTTACGA
Protein-coding sequences here:
- a CDS encoding alpha/beta hydrolase; protein product: MASFESKILHIVQRLSRLMPSEYPINDANLAAKRRGFNQKAKLIPVSDWVTITDQKIKGVKAEWIEAPESRPNSIMLYMHGGGFVLGGSHLHRDLISKIARAGRVRALSIDYSLAPEHPFPAALNEVITAYKWLLAQKFKPDHIIIAGDSAGAALTLSALLTIRNNKLPLPAGGVVIAPPTDATLNSLTPYSKRKIRFHIGGTSLPYFISSYFQDTPRDDPIASPIHSSLKSLPPLLIHVSDQELLYGDSTAFAKKAKRQGVDVDMYIAHNLPHVWHLFSKFLPEAREAIEDIGDFIRERIPD
- a CDS encoding recombinase family protein, with the translated sequence MARRVQVDIKTLRYVLYARKSTEDENRQVRSIDDQIKECRKLAYELGLNVVDVIRETKSAKKPGQRPLFFGMIQDIVAEKYDAVLCWHPDRLSRNMLESGQIIQLLDEDVLKDIRFHSHQFSNDANGKMLLGMLFVFSKQYSDDLSDKVSRGVGGNFSEGRSSGSPKWGYERDEITGYYEPNQYFDPVREAWMMRYRGETCETIKNYLVKKGYHRVTKSKKRRVIKPSVHTVGKMLEDPFYYGLLQQAGQTVWLPDICNFKPMITEEVYNQVQAISRGHTRDVSPQKRKTFYPLRGMVSCAICNSPKYMATGKSKSHTGQHNLYYRCDSPHCTRSPKSLRARNVFGSINDLLDHIELTNEAYARYSAFIDGKTDQKIIEIKQKIESLRGARKHIASDVEKRSLEIVEYDKKSPIYIANEKQINKNAHELQLLDTDITKLEEKIVSPSRIKLKKSEFLNLIKTASDKMKAGSAVEKDALCRILFLNLRVDNEKIVEYLWNEPFASLVKVTELATGGDERT